From Erwinia pyri, a single genomic window includes:
- a CDS encoding SDR family NAD(P)-dependent oxidoreductase codes for MSNKLSNKIALVTGGSSGIGLASAQELAEQGAKVYITGRRQQELDAAVAAIGPAATGIRADASVLAELDHVFSTIASESGRLDILFANAGGGDMMPLGTITEEHFDRIFGTNVRGLLFTVQKALPLLTDGASVILTGSTAAAKGTASFSVYSASKAAVRNFARSWALDLKDRGIRVNVISPGPVRTPGLGGLVPEAHRQGLFDTLAAEVPLGRLGEPEEVAKALAFLASDDARFINASEFYVDGGLAQV; via the coding sequence ATGAGCAATAAACTTTCGAATAAGATCGCATTAGTGACCGGTGGCAGTAGTGGCATTGGTCTGGCTTCAGCGCAGGAACTGGCTGAGCAAGGGGCAAAGGTTTATATCACCGGACGCCGCCAGCAAGAGCTTGATGCCGCTGTGGCCGCTATTGGTCCCGCAGCAACGGGGATCCGGGCCGATGCATCGGTTTTAGCAGAACTTGACCACGTTTTTTCAACCATCGCGAGCGAGTCAGGACGGCTTGATATCCTTTTCGCCAACGCTGGCGGCGGCGATATGATGCCCCTTGGCACCATTACGGAAGAGCACTTTGACCGTATCTTTGGCACAAACGTACGCGGGTTACTCTTTACGGTACAGAAGGCGTTGCCGCTTCTTACCGACGGCGCCTCTGTGATCCTTACCGGCTCCACCGCGGCCGCCAAAGGAACGGCCAGCTTCAGCGTTTACAGCGCAAGTAAGGCGGCAGTGCGTAACTTTGCCCGCTCATGGGCGCTGGATCTGAAGGATCGCGGCATCCGGGTCAACGTCATCAGTCCGGGTCCTGTGCGTACGCCCGGTCTGGGAGGACTGGTACCGGAAGCGCACCGACAGGGGCTTTTTGACACCCTTGCGGCAGAAGTCCCTCTGGGCAGACTGGGTGAACCTGAAGAAGTCGCTAAAGCCTTGGCCTTCCTGGCCTCTGATGATGCACGCTTTATCAATGCCTCGGAGTTTTATGTTGATGGCGGTCTGGCGCAGGTATGA
- a CDS encoding LysR family transcriptional regulator has translation MTIDRLTGLIAFTRAASLGSFSAASKVLGISPSAVSKSISRLEKQLGLSLFTRTTRSLHLTQEGRILYEKALLLLQEAENIQQAVISTKSRPSGLLRVTAPWPIAVHILAPALPEFHALYPDIIVDLRISDRVVDMTAEGIDVALRVGSIPDSRLIARRLGQHRICAFASPSYLKKRGTPLHPDELKHHDCVNFRFQNSGQLFRWAFNMDNEIEEYPVNGWMMADASEIVAGVIAAGGGIGFLATYMSAQQVRNGTLVPVMPEYAFDRAWITALWPESRRNSLNVRAFTEMLGRIFAQPTPWESSLAAFMGKTPSC, from the coding sequence ATGACGATTGACCGACTGACGGGCCTGATTGCCTTCACTCGCGCCGCTTCGCTTGGCAGTTTTTCTGCCGCCTCTAAAGTTCTGGGTATCTCTCCTTCAGCCGTCAGCAAAAGCATCAGCCGCCTTGAAAAGCAGCTGGGATTATCGCTGTTTACGCGGACTACTCGCTCTCTCCATCTGACCCAGGAAGGGAGGATATTGTATGAAAAGGCGCTGCTGCTGCTGCAGGAAGCTGAAAACATCCAGCAGGCGGTGATTTCAACTAAAAGTCGCCCATCCGGTCTGCTTCGGGTGACGGCACCCTGGCCCATTGCGGTGCATATTCTTGCCCCGGCACTGCCAGAGTTCCATGCCCTGTACCCTGATATTATTGTGGATCTCCGTATCAGCGATCGGGTGGTTGATATGACCGCGGAGGGGATCGATGTCGCTCTGAGAGTAGGCAGCATCCCGGACTCCAGGCTGATTGCCCGCCGGTTAGGGCAACACCGCATCTGCGCGTTTGCTTCCCCCTCCTACCTGAAAAAGCGAGGCACCCCTCTGCATCCTGATGAGCTGAAGCATCACGACTGCGTGAATTTTCGATTCCAGAACTCCGGCCAGCTATTCAGATGGGCTTTTAATATGGATAACGAAATCGAGGAGTATCCGGTAAACGGCTGGATGATGGCTGATGCCAGTGAAATCGTGGCGGGTGTGATCGCAGCAGGCGGCGGCATCGGATTTTTGGCCACTTATATGAGTGCGCAGCAGGTCAGAAACGGCACGCTGGTTCCGGTGATGCCAGAGTATGCCTTTGACCGGGCGTGGATAACCGCATTATGGCCCGAAAGCCGGCGCAACAGCCTTAACGTCAGGGCATTTACAGAGATGCTTGGCAGGATCTTCGCGCAACCTACGCCGTGGGAGAGTAGCCTTGCCGCGTTTATGGGAAAAACGCCTTCCTGCTGA
- a CDS encoding SDR family oxidoreductase: MNRIDAAPAPQKETSFIGSHVMIFGGSSGIGLSAARQAKEAGARVTIIGSDAARTASVAMQQGFEWRNADITDKEAIEAALADVERVDHLVLLAGSFVAGKIMEAEPVYLRRAFDERIWASVDILRTLGNRLSDNASVTFISGILADRPNAMGTAVLAAASSAMEGLARGLALELAPRRFNTLSPGTTNTALLGRTLGDARDGYVSSLSAQLPLKEIVSADAAGAAVLFLMQNPFMNGEVLHIDGGQRLV, translated from the coding sequence ATGAACAGAATTGACGCAGCACCTGCCCCACAGAAAGAAACGAGTTTCATCGGTAGCCATGTCATGATTTTTGGCGGCAGTTCTGGCATCGGTTTGTCTGCCGCCAGGCAGGCGAAAGAGGCGGGCGCCCGGGTCACCATTATCGGATCAGACGCTGCCCGTACCGCCAGCGTTGCTATGCAGCAGGGTTTTGAGTGGCGCAACGCCGATATCACCGATAAAGAGGCCATTGAGGCTGCCCTTGCTGATGTGGAAAGGGTTGATCATCTGGTTTTGCTGGCGGGTTCATTTGTGGCGGGAAAAATAATGGAGGCTGAACCCGTCTATTTACGCCGCGCTTTTGATGAACGTATCTGGGCTTCAGTTGATATCCTGCGTACGCTGGGCAACCGTCTCAGCGACAACGCATCTGTTACCTTTATTTCCGGGATTTTGGCCGACCGTCCTAACGCAATGGGCACCGCGGTGCTGGCCGCCGCCTCTTCTGCCATGGAGGGTCTGGCGCGCGGACTGGCGCTGGAACTGGCTCCCCGCCGGTTCAACACGCTCTCACCGGGCACCACCAATACGGCGTTGCTGGGACGGACTTTAGGTGATGCACGCGACGGATATGTTTCCTCTCTCAGTGCACAGCTTCCCTTAAAAGAGATTGTTTCCGCGGATGCCGCGGGCGCTGCCGTGCTGTTTCTGATGCAGAACCCCTTTATGAACGGTGAAGTACTGCATATCGATGGCGGCCAGCGTCTTGTCTGA
- a CDS encoding alkene reductase, translated as MNKLFEPLQLGAIHAPNRFIMAPMTRARGTRESVPTAMMADYYAQRASAGLIISEAIGISRQGLGWPYATGLWNAEQIAGWQHVTSAVHAAGGRIIAQLWHMGRVVHSTLGGEQPVSASATTAPGKAHTYAGHAAYEQARPLETGEIQGIIRHYRQAARNAMHANFDGIQLHASNGYLIDQFLRDSDNHRTDNYGGSRTNRIRLLAEIAQAVSDEIGADKVGVRLSPNGETQGIRDSDPVPLFRLALETLSEIGIAHLELREPPVDGSFGVGEQPPLASVLRDAFRGPLILNSDFSVARAEQALREGTGDAVSFGRPFISNANFPERIARGIALTPDDSRTWFTQGPDGYIDYA; from the coding sequence ATGAACAAGCTTTTTGAACCCCTGCAGCTGGGCGCCATTCATGCGCCTAACCGTTTTATTATGGCGCCGATGACACGTGCCCGCGGCACCCGGGAGAGTGTGCCAACCGCCATGATGGCTGATTACTATGCCCAGCGCGCCTCAGCCGGTCTTATTATCAGCGAAGCGATCGGTATTTCCCGGCAAGGGCTGGGATGGCCCTATGCCACCGGTTTGTGGAATGCTGAACAGATCGCTGGCTGGCAGCACGTCACCTCTGCGGTGCATGCGGCAGGCGGACGGATCATCGCCCAGCTCTGGCACATGGGCCGCGTGGTGCACTCCACTCTGGGCGGAGAACAACCTGTTTCAGCGTCTGCCACTACAGCACCGGGAAAGGCCCATACCTATGCGGGACATGCTGCCTATGAACAGGCGCGCCCTCTGGAGACGGGAGAAATTCAGGGTATTATCCGTCACTATCGTCAGGCAGCGAGAAATGCTATGCATGCCAATTTCGATGGCATACAGCTTCACGCCTCTAACGGTTATCTTATCGATCAGTTTCTGCGCGACAGTGATAATCACCGCACCGATAATTATGGCGGCTCCCGGACAAATCGCATCCGTCTGCTGGCAGAGATCGCCCAGGCCGTTTCAGACGAAATTGGCGCAGACAAGGTTGGCGTGCGCCTCTCTCCTAATGGCGAAACGCAGGGGATCCGTGACTCAGATCCGGTGCCGCTTTTCCGGCTGGCATTAGAGACGCTGTCAGAAATAGGTATTGCTCACCTTGAATTACGGGAACCCCCGGTCGATGGCTCCTTCGGCGTTGGCGAACAGCCCCCGCTGGCCTCGGTTCTGAGAGACGCTTTCCGGGGACCTTTGATCCTGAATTCAGATTTCAGCGTGGCGCGGGCCGAACAGGCATTAAGAGAGGGGACGGGTGACGCCGTGAGTTTCGGCAGACCCTTTATCTCTAATGCTAACTTTCCAGAGCGCATCGCCCGCGGCATCGCCCTGACGCCCGACGACAGTCGCACCTGGTTTACCCAGGGCCCGGACGGCTACATCGATTATGCCTGA
- a CDS encoding glutathione-independent formaldehyde dehydrogenase: MKALIYNGPRDVVVKNVPDAKIVRPTDVLVRITTTNICGSDLHMYEGRTSFEQGRILGHENMGQVIEVGSGVERVKVGDYVCLPFNIGCGFCENCEKGLTGYCLTTNPGTAGAAYGFAEMGPWEGGQAELLRVPFADFNCLVLPPDAVEKEEDYVMLSDIFPTGWHATELAGLRPGESVAIYGAGPVGLMAAHSAIIKGASQVFVVDTHPDRLALAEKLGAIAIQGVGDEAVQQILDQTDGRGTDCGCECVGYQCCNKHGHEDNSATMNSLVASTKATGGIGAVGVFIPQDPGAATEMAKEGKMAFDFGSFWFKGQSIRTGQANVKAYNRQLSRLIHQGKANPGQIISHRLSLEEAPDGYRHFDDRDEGWTKVILKP; this comes from the coding sequence ATGAAAGCACTGATTTATAACGGACCCCGTGACGTTGTGGTAAAAAACGTTCCTGACGCCAAAATCGTTCGTCCAACCGACGTTCTTGTTCGCATCACCACCACCAATATCTGTGGTTCGGACCTGCATATGTATGAGGGACGCACCAGCTTTGAACAGGGCAGGATCCTGGGCCATGAAAATATGGGGCAGGTGATTGAAGTCGGCAGCGGTGTTGAGAGAGTCAAAGTAGGGGACTATGTCTGCCTGCCTTTCAATATCGGCTGTGGTTTCTGTGAAAACTGCGAAAAGGGGCTGACCGGCTACTGCCTGACCACTAACCCTGGCACTGCCGGGGCAGCTTACGGCTTCGCCGAGATGGGGCCGTGGGAAGGGGGGCAGGCGGAGTTACTGCGCGTGCCGTTTGCTGACTTCAACTGCCTTGTCCTGCCGCCGGACGCCGTGGAGAAGGAAGAGGATTATGTCATGCTTTCCGATATTTTCCCCACCGGCTGGCACGCTACGGAGCTGGCCGGACTGCGGCCTGGTGAAAGCGTGGCCATTTACGGCGCAGGGCCAGTAGGGTTGATGGCCGCTCACTCTGCGATCATCAAGGGTGCCTCTCAGGTATTTGTGGTGGATACGCATCCGGATCGTTTAGCGCTGGCTGAAAAACTGGGCGCAATAGCGATCCAGGGCGTTGGCGACGAGGCCGTTCAGCAGATCCTGGATCAGACCGATGGGCGCGGAACCGACTGCGGTTGCGAGTGCGTGGGATATCAGTGCTGTAACAAGCACGGGCATGAAGACAATTCCGCCACCATGAACAGCCTTGTGGCCTCGACTAAGGCAACGGGCGGGATTGGTGCCGTCGGCGTATTCATTCCTCAGGATCCTGGCGCCGCTACCGAGATGGCCAAAGAGGGCAAAATGGCGTTTGATTTCGGCAGCTTCTGGTTCAAAGGGCAGTCCATCCGCACCGGGCAGGCAAATGTTAAGGCCTATAACCGCCAGCTTTCACGCCTTATCCATCAGGGCAAGGCGAACCCGGGGCAGATTATCTCCCACCGCCTGAGCCTGGAAGAGGCGCCTGACGGCTATCGTCATTTTGACGACCGCGACGAGGGCTGGACCAAAGTTATTCTTAAACCCTGA
- a CDS encoding ester cyclase: protein MNPSEQLSAERIAVETLYRAFNEKNPDLLDEVVTPEWQDIPLAPGQGPGPEGLKPIILGLIEAFPDVHIQIHDLIQTPGKIAVRAEITGTHLGSLMGIPATGKQVSFAIHEFHHFTAGRIASTWHLEEWFGLFRQLGQFPGH from the coding sequence ATGAACCCATCTGAACAACTCTCAGCAGAACGCATTGCCGTCGAAACGCTTTACCGCGCCTTTAACGAAAAGAACCCCGATTTACTGGACGAGGTAGTCACCCCGGAGTGGCAGGATATTCCGTTAGCGCCAGGACAGGGACCAGGCCCTGAGGGATTAAAACCCATTATCCTTGGCCTGATCGAAGCCTTTCCCGATGTGCATATTCAGATCCACGATCTGATTCAGACGCCGGGAAAAATCGCCGTACGCGCTGAAATTACCGGCACGCACCTTGGCTCGCTTATGGGGATCCCTGCCACCGGCAAACAGGTCAGCTTTGCCATTCATGAATTTCACCATTTTACAGCAGGGCGAATTGCCTCTACCTGGCACCTTGAAGAGTGGTTTGGTCTGTTCCGTCAGCTGGGGCAATTCCCTGGGCATTAA
- a CDS encoding LysR family transcriptional regulator: MDFYGIDLNLLVAFNALSEERNVTRAASRVGVSQPAMSAALGRLRTLFADPLFQRSAEGLLPTARARELAIPIAGVLQQLEASLIARPPFDPASVSQTFRLGLSDYAAGVLLPALSHALQEQAPGAMLKVVAFSHRDSVVDLLDAGKIDLAIGIPPTQQESRILSRLLFQDEFVTLLRRDHPAAGQALDLPAFLKLKHVLVSPEGDGYGVVDAALAQQGLSRTCALTLPQMFTAPAVVAATEMSATVMKRVALNAPMVDRLLCFPPPLPLPVIPFWLIWHRRNEGSAAQQWLRALIASLASSL; this comes from the coding sequence ATGGATTTTTACGGCATCGACCTGAACCTGCTGGTGGCGTTTAATGCCCTGAGTGAAGAGCGCAACGTGACCCGCGCCGCCAGCCGCGTTGGCGTCAGCCAGCCGGCGATGAGTGCGGCGCTGGGGCGACTCAGAACGCTGTTTGCCGATCCTCTTTTCCAGCGCAGCGCTGAAGGGCTGCTCCCCACAGCCAGAGCAAGAGAGTTAGCGATACCGATAGCCGGGGTGCTGCAGCAGCTGGAAGCGTCACTGATTGCCAGGCCCCCGTTCGATCCGGCCAGCGTCAGCCAGACCTTTCGGCTGGGTCTTTCTGACTATGCTGCTGGGGTACTGCTGCCAGCATTGAGTCACGCCTTACAGGAACAGGCGCCCGGGGCGATGCTCAAGGTCGTCGCTTTCAGCCATCGTGACAGCGTGGTAGATCTGCTGGATGCAGGTAAAATTGATCTGGCGATTGGCATTCCGCCCACGCAGCAGGAGAGCCGGATCCTCTCCCGTCTGCTTTTTCAGGATGAGTTTGTCACCCTGCTCAGGCGCGATCACCCCGCTGCCGGTCAGGCGCTGGATCTGCCTGCCTTCCTGAAGCTGAAGCATGTGCTGGTTTCACCGGAGGGCGATGGCTACGGCGTGGTAGATGCAGCGCTGGCGCAGCAGGGATTAAGCCGTACCTGCGCGCTGACGCTGCCACAAATGTTTACGGCACCTGCCGTCGTGGCCGCCACAGAGATGAGCGCAACGGTGATGAAACGCGTGGCGCTCAATGCGCCCATGGTCGATCGGCTACTCTGCTTTCCTCCTCCGCTGCCGCTGCCGGTTATTCCGTTCTGGCTGATCTGGCACCGCCGCAATGAAGGCTCTGCCGCGCAGCAGTGGCTCAGAGCGCTAATTGCATCGCTGGCATCCTCGCTATAA
- a CDS encoding EthD family reductase, with amino-acid sequence MIKYSVLYPATENGHFDHDYYRDVHLPLIKARMGDYLVSYSIDKILNSPDGSPAPYVAACYLVCRSTEDLEKGMAGHIDEIVGDVDNFTNIKSVKWIAEVVV; translated from the coding sequence TTGATCAAATACAGCGTGCTCTATCCCGCAACTGAAAATGGCCACTTCGATCACGATTACTATCGTGACGTTCATTTACCGCTAATCAAAGCCAGAATGGGCGACTACCTGGTCTCTTACAGCATTGATAAAATCCTCAACAGCCCGGATGGTTCTCCGGCTCCCTATGTTGCTGCCTGCTATCTGGTCTGCCGCTCCACGGAAGATCTGGAGAAAGGCATGGCGGGTCACATTGATGAGATTGTCGGAGACGTGGACAATTTCACCAACATCAAGTCGGTGAAATGGATTGCTGAAGTGGTGGTGTAG
- the hemB gene encoding porphobilinogen synthase, whose translation MSSYSPSQRPRRLRQTPSLRTLFQETSLSINDLALPIFVEEGLDDYKAIQAMPGVMRIPEKRLAYEIERIAKAGIRSVMTFGISHHTDADGSDAWQENGLVSRMSRICKETVPEMIVMSDTCFCEYTTHGHCGVLHDHGVDNDATLINLGKQAVAAAHAGADFIAPSAAMDGQVAAIRHALDAAGFTETAIMSYSTKFASSFYGPFREAAGTSLKGDRKTYQMNPMNRREALRESLIDQAEGADALMVKPAGAYLDIIRDVRDNTNLPLAAYQVSGEYAMIKFAAQAGAISEREVVLESLGAIKRAGADLIFSYFALDLAEQKLL comes from the coding sequence TTGTCCAGTTACTCACCCAGCCAACGTCCAAGACGTCTGCGTCAGACTCCATCCCTTCGCACGCTTTTTCAGGAAACATCCCTGAGTATCAACGATCTGGCGCTGCCGATTTTCGTTGAAGAAGGTCTTGATGATTACAAAGCTATCCAGGCGATGCCTGGGGTGATGCGTATTCCTGAAAAACGTCTGGCCTATGAGATTGAGCGCATTGCGAAAGCGGGTATCCGCTCCGTGATGACCTTTGGTATCTCGCATCATACCGATGCAGACGGCAGCGATGCCTGGCAGGAGAACGGGCTGGTTTCACGCATGTCGCGTATCTGTAAAGAGACAGTGCCAGAGATGATCGTTATGTCTGATACCTGCTTCTGTGAATACACCACCCACGGTCACTGCGGCGTGCTGCACGACCACGGCGTGGACAACGACGCCACGCTGATAAACCTCGGCAAGCAGGCAGTAGCAGCGGCGCATGCAGGCGCAGACTTTATTGCTCCTTCCGCCGCGATGGATGGTCAGGTGGCGGCAATCCGTCATGCGCTGGACGCGGCCGGGTTCACGGAGACGGCAATCATGTCCTATTCGACCAAATTCGCCTCCTCCTTCTACGGCCCGTTCCGCGAAGCGGCGGGAACCTCACTGAAGGGTGACCGTAAAACCTACCAGATGAACCCGATGAACCGCCGCGAAGCGCTGCGCGAGTCGTTAATCGATCAGGCTGAAGGCGCTGACGCGCTGATGGTTAAACCGGCTGGCGCCTATCTGGATATTATCCGCGACGTGCGTGACAACACCAATCTGCCGCTGGCGGCATATCAGGTGAGCGGTGAGTATGCGATGATCAAATTCGCGGCACAGGCTGGCGCCATCAGCGAACGTGAGGTGGTACTGGAGAGTTTAGGTGCGATTAAACGCGCCGGTGCCGATCTGATCTTCAGCTATTTCGCCCTCGATCTTGCAGAGCAGAAATTGCTGTAG
- a CDS encoding NADPH-dependent FMN reductase: MPEASSLTFVTLLGSLRKASLNAAVAATLPELAPAGVTIAPLGSVGELPHYDADLQAEGFPAAVVAMGRAIAAADGVIIVTPEYNYSIPGALKNAIDWLSRLPENPFAGKPVAIQTASPGMIGGARAQYHLRQTLVFLNADTLNKPEIMIGQATSRIDAKAGLLTDEDTRRHVAAQLEALAVRARKNR; encoded by the coding sequence ATGCCTGAAGCTTCATCCTTAACGTTTGTTACGCTGCTTGGCAGCCTGCGCAAAGCCTCACTGAATGCGGCGGTCGCCGCTACGCTGCCGGAACTTGCGCCAGCAGGCGTGACGATTGCTCCGCTGGGCTCGGTTGGCGAACTGCCTCATTATGATGCCGATCTGCAGGCAGAGGGCTTTCCAGCGGCGGTCGTCGCCATGGGCAGAGCGATTGCTGCCGCCGATGGGGTGATCATCGTTACCCCGGAATATAACTACTCCATCCCGGGCGCGTTAAAGAACGCCATCGACTGGCTTTCCCGCCTGCCGGAAAACCCTTTTGCCGGTAAGCCGGTGGCGATTCAGACCGCTTCGCCAGGCATGATTGGCGGCGCGCGTGCGCAGTATCATCTGCGTCAGACGCTGGTGTTTCTGAATGCCGATACGCTGAACAAACCGGAAATCATGATTGGTCAGGCTACCTCACGCATTGATGCAAAAGCGGGTCTGCTAACAGATGAAGATACCCGACGCCACGTTGCAGCCCAGCTGGAAGCGCTGGCCGTACGCGCCCGTAAAAACCGGTAA
- a CDS encoding cation:proton antiporter — protein sequence MGFLGWTAVTGGLLLIMSLASGWITRGPVTSFAIYLAAGIACGPWVLDLLHVDIAAHAELTRHLTEIAMAASLFITGLKLRLPLKNQGWRIGLRLAFPGMLLTVAGVTLAAHYFFGLSWMFSLAFGAIVAPTDPVLASLISVNDARDDDNLRVSLSSEAGMNDGTALPLLMLAVMLLTTQQDVSLEMLGEWALVDVVWAIIGGLGIGFLLGRFVGQYITHLRYTHQDVAPNDFLALALIALSYTAAQALDASGFLAAFAAGVGLRRAEMRVINRQPADYFKDSENRPPAEVLVNPHIRHEVGETNAANAVGLVVGDALSFGDTVERLFAAGIIIVLGITLAQHWDPQGLLMAALLFIVIRPLSVWIATMGMKAPRGQRLIIGWLGIRGIGSINYIAWAYTHGVAGDEMTRMANMAFTLVVASVVMHGVSVTPLLNWRQRKLAAREEDKS from the coding sequence ATGGGATTTTTGGGTTGGACCGCCGTTACGGGTGGGTTGTTATTAATAATGTCGCTGGCGTCGGGATGGATAACACGCGGGCCGGTAACCTCCTTTGCGATCTATCTGGCAGCGGGCATCGCCTGCGGGCCGTGGGTACTGGATCTCCTGCACGTCGATATCGCTGCGCACGCTGAACTCACCAGACATCTCACCGAAATTGCTATGGCCGCCTCGCTGTTTATCACCGGGCTGAAGCTCCGCCTTCCTCTCAAAAATCAGGGCTGGCGAATAGGATTACGGCTGGCGTTTCCGGGAATGCTGCTGACCGTGGCGGGTGTCACCCTGGCCGCACACTATTTTTTCGGACTTTCCTGGATGTTCTCACTGGCGTTTGGCGCCATTGTCGCGCCAACGGATCCGGTGCTGGCCAGCCTGATTTCGGTCAATGATGCCCGTGATGATGATAACCTGCGCGTCTCGCTCTCCAGCGAGGCAGGTATGAATGACGGCACGGCGCTTCCCCTGCTGATGCTGGCCGTGATGCTGCTGACAACCCAGCAGGACGTCTCATTAGAGATGTTAGGCGAATGGGCGCTGGTGGATGTGGTCTGGGCCATTATCGGCGGACTGGGTATTGGCTTCCTGTTAGGACGCTTTGTTGGTCAGTACATCACTCACCTGCGCTATACGCATCAGGATGTGGCGCCTAATGATTTTCTGGCGCTGGCGCTGATCGCGCTGAGCTATACCGCCGCACAGGCGCTGGATGCTTCCGGTTTCCTGGCCGCCTTTGCCGCCGGTGTAGGGTTGCGCCGTGCAGAAATGCGGGTTATTAACCGCCAGCCAGCGGACTACTTCAAGGACAGTGAAAACCGTCCACCGGCAGAAGTGCTGGTCAATCCCCATATCCGTCATGAAGTGGGCGAGACCAATGCAGCCAATGCCGTCGGGCTGGTGGTGGGTGATGCTCTCTCATTTGGCGATACGGTAGAACGGCTATTCGCGGCGGGGATCATCATCGTGCTGGGCATTACGCTGGCGCAGCACTGGGATCCTCAGGGACTGTTAATGGCCGCTCTGCTGTTTATAGTGATCCGTCCCCTTTCGGTTTGGATAGCAACCATGGGGATGAAAGCGCCACGGGGACAGCGGCTCATAATCGGCTGGCTGGGTATCAGGGGAATAGGCAGTATCAACTACATTGCCTGGGCCTACACGCATGGCGTGGCGGGGGATGAAATGACCAGAATGGCAAATATGGCCTTTACGCTGGTTGTCGCCAGCGTTGTGATGCACGGTGTTTCCGTTACCCCCCTGCTCAACTGGCGGCAGAGAAAACTCGCCGCCAGAGAGGAGGATAAAAGCTAA
- a CDS encoding flippase, protein MAKVFDKSLVINIFSLLGLRGASFIFPLVTLPYLARVLGVEHMGVLALGLACVMYCSTISDWGFNVYTTKDIAMHREDKQKVTQLFWSTFNAKLIMGTCTLAMLLLATWFNPHWHNLFYIVLANSTVLYGQLLSFGWLMQGFEKLGKTALISTVGQFCSIPLTFLLVKTPDDTWLAALIPGVTATITAVITLYFVVTMRVIGFYRFEPGEIFQRIKDSLHVFLAIAGANLFNNINVLILASMTSNYMVGLYNGADRLKKAANTLPEQIGNAFFPRVSYLFHKDPHAVIHATRKSITFSFGISVFIVVFTFFFADLIVRLLLGPDFHESANVLRVAVCGFIFGNVSYPAGLQILIPHGLAKQRMHVMFIVGLINIPVCCLMAWKFGAIGAASSLVFSEFLVFLGILRIMIKHDILNSYLLRESPKGFEAPRNENAG, encoded by the coding sequence ATGGCTAAGGTATTTGATAAAAGTTTAGTAATTAATATTTTTTCCCTGTTAGGGCTGCGAGGGGCTTCATTTATTTTTCCCCTGGTCACCTTACCCTATCTGGCTCGCGTGCTGGGCGTGGAGCATATGGGGGTGCTGGCTTTAGGCTTGGCCTGCGTCATGTATTGCAGCACCATCTCTGACTGGGGCTTTAACGTTTACACCACCAAAGATATCGCCATGCATCGCGAGGACAAGCAGAAGGTGACCCAGCTGTTCTGGTCCACCTTTAATGCCAAGCTGATCATGGGGACCTGCACGCTGGCCATGCTGTTACTGGCCACCTGGTTTAACCCGCATTGGCATAATCTGTTCTATATCGTGCTGGCTAACTCCACGGTGCTCTATGGGCAGCTGCTGTCATTTGGCTGGCTGATGCAGGGGTTTGAGAAGCTGGGGAAAACCGCGCTGATCTCAACGGTAGGGCAGTTCTGCTCCATTCCGCTGACGTTCCTGCTGGTGAAGACGCCGGATGATACCTGGCTGGCGGCGCTGATCCCTGGCGTGACCGCCACCATTACCGCCGTAATCACGCTCTATTTCGTGGTTACCATGCGCGTCATCGGCTTTTACCGCTTTGAACCAGGAGAGATTTTCCAGCGCATCAAAGACAGCCTGCATGTTTTTCTGGCGATCGCCGGTGCTAACCTGTTCAACAACATCAACGTGTTGATCCTGGCCAGCATGACCAGCAACTATATGGTGGGCCTCTATAACGGTGCTGACCGACTCAAAAAAGCGGCAAACACCTTGCCAGAGCAGATTGGCAACGCCTTTTTCCCGCGGGTGAGCTATCTGTTCCATAAGGATCCGCACGCGGTGATCCATGCCACGCGCAAGAGTATTACCTTCTCCTTCGGCATCAGCGTATTTATCGTGGTGTTTACGTTTTTCTTTGCGGATCTGATTGTGCGGCTGCTGCTGGGCCCTGATTTCCACGAGTCGGCGAACGTGTTACGCGTAGCGGTATGCGGCTTTATTTTTGGTAACGTCAGCTATCCCGCAGGGCTGCAAATCCTTATTCCACACGGGCTGGCGAAGCAGCGTATGCATGTGATGTTTATTGTTGGCCTGATCAACATCCCGGTCTGCTGCCTGATGGCGTGGAAATTTGGTGCTATCGGCGCGGCCAGCTCGCTGGTGTTTTCAGAATTTCTGGTCTTCCTGGGTATTCTGCGCATTATGATCAAGCACGATATTCTGAACAGCTATCTGCTCAGGGAGAGCCCAAAGGGCTTTGAGGCGCCGCGCAACGAAAATGCAGGCTGA